AGGCCGCGGCCGCTGACGACTGGTACGACCCGACCATGACCTTCGTCACCCGTCTCACGCTCCAGAGCGGCGATCGAGCCGCGCTCGACGGCATCGTCGACGACATCAAGCACACGGCCGAGCGCAAGGGGGCCGCGCTGAAAGGCCCGCACTCGCACCCGCCGGAGAAACTCAGCGTCCCCCAGCACCGCCGACTCCACGCCGACGACGAGCGGATGTTCCCCTCGTGGGAGTACACCGTCTTCACGCGCGAACTCGAGATCCACGGCCACGACGAGTTCGCTCGTAGGGTCGCCGCCCGCGACTTCCCCGACTCGCTGCACGTCGAGGTCGAGGTCGAACAGATCCACGGGATGGGGCGTGGCCGGAACTGACGGGTCGAAACGGTCTTGTCAGTTCGGCGTACTTGTCGGGGTATGGTCGACGCAGACACCTCGCTCGTGCTCTCGCTGCTCGCCGTCGCGGCGCTCGCGTACTTTCTCGCCTCGCTCGTCCCGCGGGTCGACGCGATGGAGCGCAGTTACCGGAAGTTCGTCGCGCTGACGACCCTCGGCATCTCCTATCTCGTGTTGCTCGCGGTGTTGCTCACCATCCTCGGCGAGACGTCGGGCGGTGACCCGATCGGCGCCGCCCTCGCCATCGCGGTCGCCGCGTTCGCCCTGTTCGGCCTGTCGCTGCTCTACGACGTCTTCGACGACTGGGTCCGGCTGTTCGCCGACCCCGAGTACAACACGTGGGTGGAGGCCTCGCTGGTGTTCGCGGTGCTCGTCTTCCTCGTCGCCGTCTTCCTGCTCGTGCCCTGACCCGGGCCGCCGCCTCGCACGGTTCGGCAATTCTTTTAGGCCCGTGGCCGGAGGTCGGGTATGGACGACCGACTCGTCGCGCTGCGGCGGGACCTCCACCGCAGACCGGAACCCGCCTGGCGCGAGTTCTACACCACCGCGCGGATCGTCGCGGAACTCGACTCCCTCGGGATCGAGGACCTGCAACTGCACGTCGGCCCGGACGCCCTCGCCGGCGACCACCGACTCGGCGTCCCCGAGGAGGCCGAACTCGCGCCGTGGTACGAGCGGGCCCGCGAGTACGACGTCGACGACGAGGTCCTCGACGCGCTGGCGGGGGGGTACACCGGTTCCGTGGCGGTCCTCGACCGCGGCGAGGGGCCGACGGTCGGCCTCCGGGTCGACATCGACGCCCTGCCGCGCGAGGAGGCAGACGACCCCGAGCACGTCCCCGCCGCGGAGGGCTTTCGCTCCGAACACGAGGGTACGATGCACGCCTGCGGCCACGACGCCCACGCGACGATCGGGGTCGGGGTCCTCCGGCGGATCGCCGAGAGCGACTTCGAGGGCACGCTGAAGGTGTTCTTCCAGCCCGCCGAGGAGGTCGTCGGCGGCGGCAAGCCGATGGCCGAGAGCGAACACGTCGCCGACGTCGACTACCTGCTCGCGCTCCACGTCGGCCTCGACCACCCGACCGGCGAGGTCGTCGCGGGAATCGGCGGCTTCCTCGCCGTCTCTCACCTCCGGGCGACGTTCCACGGGGAGTCCGCCCACGCGGGCGGCCGCCCCGAGGAGGGACGGAACGCGATCCAGGCGCTCGCGACCGCGGTGCAGAACTGCTACGCGATCCCGCGCCACTCCGACGGCGCGACGCGGATCAACGTCGGCGTCGTCGAGGGCGGCGTCGCCCCCAACATCGTCGCCGAGGAGGCCACCCTCGTCGCCGAGGTCCGCGGCGAGACGACCGACCTCATGGAGTACATGGACGAGCGCGTCCGCCGAACCCTCCGGACGGCCGCGGAGATGCACGACTGCGAGGTCGAGATCGAGACCGGCGCGGAGGCGCCGAGCGCGACGAGCGACGCGGAACTCGCCGGGATCGTCGCCGACGTCGCGGGCGAGGTCGACGGGATCGAGACGGTCCTCGACCGCGACGACCTCGGCGGCAGCGAGGACGCCACCTACCTGATGCGGGCGGTCCAGGAGAACGGGGGCCGCGCCTGCTACGTCGGCGTCGGCACCGACCACCCCGGCGGCCACCACACCGCCACGTTCGACGTCGACGAGGCGACCATCGGGCACGGGGTCGCGGTGCTCTCCGGGGCGATCGAACGGATCGCGGCGGAGCGGCCCTGACTCGGCTCCGGCGGCGACGCCCCGTGGGACGTCTCAACATTCAAGTATCGGAGAACGAATGCGTTCGAAAATGGTCGACTACGCGACGGTGGTGCTTGGGTTCGCGACGGCCGTCGGGGGCTACAGCGCCGCGCGGTATCTCGGGCGAGTCGAGACGACGCTGCTCGAAGCCAGCGAGCGTTGCGACCGCGCCTGGGCGAACGTCGAGGTACTGCTCGAACGCCGCCACGACGAGGTCGGGTCGCTGATCGACCTCGCGGTCGAACACGTCGAGCACGAGCGGGAGGTCGTCCGGGACCTCCTCGAAGCCCGCGAGCGGGCCATCGAGGCCCAGCACCCGCCGGAGGCCGCGGCGGCGAGCGTCGAGGTGCGGGAGGCGCTGTCGGACCTCTACGCGCTCGCCGACGAGGTGCCGGAACTGCACTCGACCGACCGGTTCGACGACGTACGCGACGCCATCCGGGAGACCGAGCAGCGACTGGAGAACCGCCGCGAGTACTACAACGAGGCCGTCGCGGCGTACAACGTGCGGCTCCGGCGGTTCCCCGAGCGGCTGTTCGCCCGTCGGCACGGCCTCGAACCCCGCGAGCCGTTCCGGGCGTCGGCGGCCGCCCGCGAGGGGGTCGACGTCCGCGAGCGGTTCGCGCGGCTCGATTCCGCCGCGGTTGGGCGAGCGGACGGCGACCGAAACGACGACGCCGACGTCGGCGCCGGCCCCGCCTCGGACTGAGCCGGACCCATGGTACTCGCGCCGTTTTTCTACCTCGTCATGTTGCTCGCCTCCGTCGCCGGGGTGTTCGTGGGCCTCGACGCCGTCGCCGACGGCTTCGCCCGGTACCGACAGGCGGTGACCATCGCCGACACGCCGCTGTCGACGCTCGACGCCGTCGCGGTCGGCCCGGCGGCGGTCTCCGGAACCGTCTCGGCCGACGGCTCGCCGCTCTCGCTGCCGGCCGACGGCCGGGAGTGCGTCGCCTACGACCTGACGGTCGCCGACGACGGCTACGGTTCGACCCGGACCCCGCTGGAGGAGCGGCGGGCGACGGCGTTCACCCTCGAAACCGACCTCGGACGGGTCGGCGTCTCGCCGGCGGCCGTCGAGGGAGCCGAGTTCGACTTCACCGACGACCGCCGGGCGGAACGGACCGTCGCGAGCTACGAGGAGCCGTCCGAGCGCGTCGCCGACTTCGAGCGCTCCCGGGACCTGCCCGACCGCGGGATGCGCTACGACCGGACGTTCGAACTGGCGTGGATCGAACCGGGCGACGAGTGCTACGCGTTCGGGCGGATCGACGCCGACGCGGAGTTCGACTCGGGCGACCGCAAGGGGGCCGTCCTCCGCGACGGCGACGTCACGCCGTTCCTCTCGGACAAGCCGCCGGCGCGGCTCCTGCGCGAGCGCCGGTTCGCGCTCGGGCGGTCCGTCGGCAAGGGACTCGTCCTCGCGACCGTCTCGCTCGCCGCCTTCCTGTGGCTCTCCGGGATCGCGCAGCTGTTTCTGGGCGCCTGACGTTACGGCTCGTACGCGAACACGCGGTACGCGCCGACGACGAGGCCCCGGGCCCACCGCTGTCCGAGGTAGCCCGAGCCGAGCGCGACGACGAGCATGCCCCAGAAGAGCCGTACCCCGGGTTCGGAGCCGGCGAGTCGCTCGTAGAGCGATAGCTCGGCGAGCACGGCGAGGAGCGCGAACAGGAAGAACAGGGCGACGGCCGTCCAGAACCGGAGGTAGCGGTAGCTACCGTGGATCAGCCGGCGGACCCCCGCCGGGAGCGTCGACTCCCACGCCGACAGCCGCGCTACCCCCCGCGCCAGCGCGACCAGCGGGAGGACGGCGACGCCGACGGCCAGAAGGGGGAGCGTCCGGAGCGAGAGGTCGAGGTCGTCGTCGCTCGCGCCCCCGTTCCCGTCCGCGTCGGCGTCCGCAACCGTCGGCGAGTCCCGGACGATCCACTCCGGCGGCCGCGGGGCGGTCTCCGGGTCGACCAGCCGCTCCCGACAGTCGGTACAGAAGTCGGCCGCGCTCTCGTCGAGGCGGTGGAGAAACGGCGCCTCCTCCAGGACACAGCCCTCGTGGGTGCTCTCGAGGCCGAACAGCCGACCGAGCTGTTTGCGCACCTGCTTTGCGACGCGCTCGTCGAAGCGCTCGTCCTCGCCCTCGTCGAACCGGTAGGTCGAGACGACCGCGACGTCCCCGCCGACGTATCCCAGACCGAACAGGCTCGTCAGGTCGCGGTGTCGCACGGGGACGTCGGTCAGCCCCACCGCGAGGTCGGCCTCGCTCGCGTCCGCGACCGCTTCGAGGAGGGACCCGGCGTCGTACTGGTCGTCGGCGGCGAACTCGGCCGGCGTCGGCTCCGCTACCTCCGCCGGCGGCGGGCCGCGTCGCGTCCCGGCGACGGTGCCGACCGTCTCCTCGACCGTCGTGCGGGCGGTCGCGACCGCCCGCGAGGGGACGTCCCCGAGGGCGACGACGTCGACCGTCGGTCGGCGCTCGGGTGGGAACAGCGCCATCGCCTAGTACTTCGGCTCGGCTCCGGTCGTCTCGTAGACCCGCTCCATCAGGTCGTCGCGCTCGCGCCGCCAGGCGGCGAGGCCGTCGGGGCTCGACGGATACGCCTCGTAGTGGGCGAGGATCTCGTCGGCGCGGCGCTTCGTCCGGTAGAGGGTCCAGATCGTCCCCCAGTGGCCGCGGCTCTTCAGCAGCGACTCCAGCTTGAGCTTCCAGCCGACGTCGGTGCTGCCGGAGTACAGCGCCTCGGCGAGTTTGTCGCCGGGCAGCGCCGCCAGCAGCCCCATCAGGTCGTCGACGTCGACCGCCGTCGAGAGGACGTTGTAGACGTCGAGGGCGGCGTAGCGCGCGCCGAAGTGGTCCATCACGCGCTCGTTGTACCGCCAGAGGGTCTCCTCGCTCGGGTCGCCCGTCTCCAGGGCCTCGACGGCCTGTTCGGCGGCGTACTTCCCGGCGTAGGCGGCGCCCGCGATGCCGCCGCCCGTGGTCGGGTTGACGTGGCCGGCGGCGTCGCCGACGGCGACGAACCCGGGGTGGACCGCCGAGTCGTACGGCCGGCGCGTCGGGAGCGCCGCGCCGAGTTTGTCCTCGACGCGCGCGCCGCGGAACTCCTCGCGCTCGCGGAGGTCGCGTTTGAGGTCCTCGACGAGTTTCATCGGCTCCTCGGTCATCTGGAAGCCCAGACCGGCGTTGATCTCGGTCTCGGTGCGCGGGAAGTACCAGAGGTAGCCCGCCGCGCGCTCGGTCGGCTTGAACACGAGCGCGTCGTGCCAGTCGACCGGCTCCTCGACGTGAACGATCTCGCGGTAGGCCGAGCAGAACTGCGAGTAGTCGACGTTCGTGTCGAACGTCGACGAGGAGAAGTCGACCTTGTCCTGCAGCAGCGAGAGCGACCCGGCGGCGTCGACCACGAGGTCGGCCTCGTACTCGCGGGGCTCGCCGTTCCGGGTCGCGCGCACGCCGGTGACGCGGCCGCCGTCGCCCTGGAGTACGTCCTGGACGACGGTGTCGTAGTGGAACTCGGCGCCGGCGGCTCCGGCCCCCTCGATGATCCGCCGGCCGTACTCCCAGCGGTCGATCACTGCGAGTTCGCCCGGCACCGGAATTTCGAGGACGGTGTCCTCCTGTGGGATCTCGAAGCGGCCGTGATCGACGTCCGTGTTCGTGAACGCGGGTTCGATCTGTGACTTCGGGATCGCGTCGGGGAAGGCGTCCGCGCCCTTTAGCGCGTCGCCGCAGGCGATGTGCCCGGCTTCCTCCTCGGTCTTTCGTTCGAGGACGACCACGTCGTACCCCTCGCGGGCGACCGTCGCGGCCGCGTAACAACCTGCCGTCCCTGCGCCGACGACGACCACGTCGGGCGATCGCGTCTCGCCCGCCGCGGCGCCGGCCGACCGTTCCTGGACGCTCATGACCCGACTGTGTTGGCCGGAGTGAGAAAACGTTTTTCTTGCAATCTGTCGTCTTGCCGGGGCCAAAACGTGGATAAAAAGTAAAGTCGGGGTTGCGCGTAACGACTGCCATGACGGAGTACACGGTCGAGTTCGTCGGCACCGGGGAGAGCATCACGTGCTCGGACAAGGAGACGATCCTCAGTCGCTGCCTCGAGGAGGGGATCGCACAGGAGTACTCCTGCCGCGTCGGGATGTGTCTGGCGTGTTCGGCGGAGATCGTCGAGGGCGAGGTCACCCAGCCGGCCGCCCGCGGGCTCACCGCGGCGGAAGCCGAGAACTACGCTCTCACGTGCATGGCCCGCCCACGGTCGGACCTCAAACTCGAACGCGGGAAGTACCCACCGAGCATCGAGGCCGACCTCGAGGCCGCGGCCGACGGTGAACCGGCCGCCGCGGACGACTGAGCCGGCGGGACGCTCTCGGCTCGTTTTCGCGCCGCCGACCGTCGCGAGCGGCGCCGACGCTGGACGGCGGTGACGGACTCCGGTCGCGACCGCGAGCGGGGCCGGGAGGATCAGTTGACGAAGTCGATGTCGCTTCCCTGTGGCTGGACGGCCTCCCCCTCCGGGCGGCCGTAGATCTGGGGCGACTCGACGCCGGTGACGACGATCATCGTGCGCATGCTCCCTTCGAGGTTCTCGTTGATCGAGGTCCCCCAGATGATACGCGCGTCGGGGTCGATCCGGTCGTAGATCTCCTCGACGACGCCCTCGGCCTCCTCGATGGACATGTCGTTGCCGCCGGTGACGTTGACCAGCGCGGAGTTGGCGCCGGAGATGTCGACGTCGAGCAGCGGCGAGCGAAGCGCCGTCTTGACCGAGTCCTCGGCTTTCGCCTCGGAGTCGGACTCGCCGAGGCCGATCATGGCGACGCCGCCCCGTTCCATGACCGTGCGGACGTCGGCGAAGTCGAGGTTGACGAGGCCGGGTTTCGTGATCAGTTCCGTGATGCCTTTCACCGAGCGCATCAGCACCTCGTCGCTGACCTTGAACGCCTGCCGGACGGGGAGTTTGCCGACGGAGTCGAGCAGGCGGTCGTTCGGGACGACGATCACCGTGTCGGAGACGTCACGCAGCCGTTCGAGGCCGGCCTCGGCGTTCGTCCGGCGGACCTCGCCCTCCGCGGTAAAGGGCGTCGTGACGATCGAAATCGTCAGCGCGCCGGACTCGCGGGCGGCCTTGGCGACGACGGGCGCGGAGCCGGTGCCGGTGCCGCCGCCCAGCCCGGCGGTGACGAACACCATGTCCGAGCCCTCGATGGCGTCGTAGATGTCCTGCTGGCTCTCGAGGGCGGCCTCCTCGCCGACCTGCGGGAGCGAGCCGGCCCCCCGGCCGCCGGTCTTTTGCTCGCCCATCAGGATCTTCGTGTCGGCGTCGATCTCGACGAGGTGCTGGACGTCCGTGTTGGCGGCGACGAGTTTCGCGCCGTGGATGCCCTCCTCCTGCATCCGGTCGACGGTGTTGCCGCCGGCGCCCCCGCAGCCGACGACCGTGATGTCGGTCTGTAGCTCGTCGAGCACGTCGAGCAGTTCGTCGTCGGTCATCGTCCCCGACGGGCCGTCTCCCGCCGGTTCTCCGCCGGCGGGGAACTCCTCGGCCTCCGCGGCCTCGGCCTCGTCGATGGCGTCTTCGACAATGGAGTCCATTCTTGGCCACAGTTAGAAGATGCAGTGTAATTACCTTTCCCCCACACGTCAGACGACTGTCTGACGAGAGACGCCTTCGTTGCGCGTCGAAACCGACGAAACCGGGCGTCGTCGGGGGTCGACGGCTCCGTTACGATCGCTGTCGTGACGGCGACCGATCAGGTCGGGAACCGCCGCGTCCGCTCGACGGTCACGTCCTCGGGGCGGACGGTGTCGCCGTCGACCGTGACGGCGTCGCCCTCCGCGAGCGCGCCGAACTTCGGCCCGTGCGGGACGCCCGCCTCGCGCGCGAGGTCCGGGTCGAACGCCGTCTCCTCGGCGACCACGGCGTCGTCCTCGACCCGGACGGCGTCGTACTTCCCGTCGAGGACCGCCGCCAGCGCCTCGACGACGTCGTCCAGCGCCCCGCGGTCGGGGAGGGCCGCGCGGTCGCCGACGCGACTCGCCCCGTTGCGCGTCTCGAAGGCGATCGCGTGCGAGGCGACCGCCGCCCACGTCGCCTCGGCGTCGATCCCCTCGGCGGTCGCGACCAGTTCCTCGGGGAGGTCGACGACCGCGAACGCGTCCGCGTCCGCGCGGGCCTCGCCGAACCGCACGCCGTCGACGACGGCGCCGAGGTCGGCCTCGACGGCCGCGACGAGGTCGAGCGGCCGGTCGCCGACCTCGCGGAGCCACGTCTCGCTTGCGACCCGGTAGCCGAGGTCCTCGACGACGGCCTCGATGTCGGGGTAGTCGCCGTCGACCACCGCGAGGTCGGCCCCGCTGGCCTCGAAGGCGTACGCGACGACGTCCCGGTTCACCGCGGGGTCGCCCATCGCGTCGAGCGCCCAGTCGGCCGCGACGTGGCCGACGGTCCACGGCGTCTCGCGGACGATCCGCCCGAACCGCGGGACGTAGTGGTTGCCGCCGAAGCCGACGATCGTTCGCTCGCGGTGGGTCTCGACGCCGCGCAGGTCGAGGATCGCCCGGGCGACGGCCTCGGCGCCCGCGGGGTCGTCCCAGTGTTCGTCGTCGCTGCCGAGTTCGGCGAACAGCGACGGACAGCCGACGTCGGTGGGGCCGTGGTGGGTACACTCCATCCCCACGTCGTAGCCCGGCGGCGCGTACTCGTCGAACGCCTCGACCAGCCGGGCCAGCGCGTTCGGGGCCGGTTCGGCCAACGCGGCGTCCTCGCCGCCGAACTCCGCGGGGCCGAAGTTGCCCGTGAAGTGGCCCGTGAGCAGGGCGCCGGTGTCGCCGGCGTGCCGGGAGGCGAACACCAGCAGGTCGGGGTCGGCGTCGAACGCTTCCGCGGGCCGTTCGAGGTAGATGTGGCGCGCGTCGAACGAGCGGAGTTCGAAGCCGTCGGTGCGGTAGTAGGTGCCGCCGCCGTCGCCGTCCGGCCGGGAGGGGTCCTCGCGGCGCTCCCAGTCGGCGAGGTCGCGGAGGGACTCGCAGATGTGGCCCGACACGCGGTCGGCACGGCTTTCGACGATCGCGATCATTCAATCGGCCTCCGGCGTCGGCGCGCGGCCGATCGCCTGTTGGGCAGTTGCGCCCGCAACCGTCATCAGTTCGGCGATAGCGCGGCGGCGGTGGACGAACAGGGCCGTCCCGAGCAGGACGTACACGGCCGTGAACGCGAGCAGCGACTGGTGGCTCAGGACCTCCGGGTTCGCCACGGGCAACACGCGCAACAACAGGAACTCGATGGTGACCTGCGAGCTAAAGAGCGCGAGCAACGCGACCGCCTCGCGGCCGGAGATTTCGAAGTTGACGAGGATCGCCAGCGCGAAGAACGACTGGGCGGCGGTCAGCCAGATTTCGAGTGCCTGTTTGTACTCGAACTCGAGGACGCCGTACTGGCCGAGGCCGAGCGAGTAGACGACCGCGAGCGTCCCGATCAGCAGCGTCCACTGGTTGAGTTTCGAGGAGATGAGGGCGTTGAACCCCGCGGTCGACCGCGACTTCAGCACGAGCACCGCGACGACGATGAGTTCGGGCGACTCGCTGGCCAGCGGCGCGACCCACTGGATCATGAAGAACTTCGGGATGCCGTAGTCGACGCCGAGTCCTTCGAGGCCGTGGGCGAACGCCTCGACGGCGAGCAGCAACATCACACCGGAGTAGGCGAACAGCCCGATCACGGTCGCGACGCGCTTTGGCCGCGCGTACGTCTGGAGGTACGCCGGCACGCCGATGTGCTCCTCTTCGACCTCGACGCCCGCCTTGAGGATAATTGCGATGTAGAGGACGTAGAGGCCGACGAGGACGATCGTGTCCAGAATGTCGATCCCGCCCATCAGCGGGATGAAGAAGGCCCAGACCGTCGCCATCCCCAGAAAGAGGATCTCGATCGCGATGCCCCGGTCGAGCACCACCGAGTCGGCGAGGACGCCGTCGCGGTGGCGGACCGAGACGTCCGCGACCTTCAGCGAACGCCGGAGGGTAAAGAGGGCGATCGCCGACCAGCCGAGGCCGATCAGGATGCGGTTCGCTCCGGTCATGTTCGCGATGGCGAGGTTGCCGGCCTCGATCCCGCGCTCGGTGCCGGCCTGGGCCCCGGCGGTCCACGCGTAGAGCGCGTCGACGGCGTACTCGGGGGCGACCGCGAGCACCGCGAGCACCGCGATGGCGAACGACCGCGGGACGTCCTTCTCGGCGGTCTCGGCCGCCCAGGCGAGCAGGAACGCCGCCCCCAGGATCGCGATACCGGTGAGGAGGACGGTCACGCCCGTCGAGAGCGCCTCGGCCGTCCCGGTCGTCCAGAGGGCTAGCCACGGGACCGTCAACGAGACGGCGACGACGACGGCGAACAGCGGGTGGCGAAGGCTGCTGGCCATACGTCCCCTCAGCGCCACGGCCGGCCTATGGCTTTCGCTTGCCGACGGCCGGACTTGGGGGCCGGGTGGGACGCCGAGACCGCCGCACACGCCGGTCAGGGGAACAGCAGGTAGACGAAGACCGCGTAGCCGCCGACGAGGATCGCGCCGTCGCGCCGCGACAGTTCGCGGCCCCATCGCATCATCGCGACGAGGACGAGGGTGAACGCGACCATCGCGGGCAGTTCGAACCGGACGGTGCTCGGCGAGACGGAGATGGGGACGATCAGCGCGACGAGCCCCAGCACCGCGAGGACGTTGTAGATGTTCGAGCCGACGACGTTGCCGACGGCGAACGACGTCTCGCCGCGGAGCGCGCCGACGGCCGAGGCCGCGAGTTCGGGCAGCGAGGTGCCGAGCGCGAGGACGGTGAGGCCGACGAACAGTTCGGAGAAGCCCATCCCGAGCAACAGCCCCGTCCCCCCGCGGACGAGCCACCGGGAGCCGATCACGAGCGCGACCAGCCCCGCGAGCACGAGCGCCACGTCCCGGGCGGAGGCGCCGTCGCCCGCCTCGGGGTGGTCCGGGAGCGGTGCGGGGTTCGCGTTGAGCGAGTAGACGAGGTAGGCGGTGAACGCCGAGAGGACGAGCAGGAACACGGCCCCTTCGAGGCGGCCGATCCGGCCGTCCACGGCGAACCCGAGCAACAGCAGCGCCGCGAGCACCATGAACGGGACGTGCCGGCGCATGGCGGCGTCGCTGATCGACAGCGGCCGGATCAGCGCGGAGAGGCCGAGGACGAGCCCCACGTTCGCGACGTTCGAGCCGACGATCGCGCCGAGGCCGACGTCGGTCGAGACGTCGAGCGCGCCGATCGTCGCGACGAACAGTTCGGGGGCGGTCGTCGCGAACGCGATGACGGTCACGCCCACGGTCGCGGCCCGCAGGCCGATGCCGATCGCGAGGCGACCCGCACCGGCGACGAGCAACTCGGCGCCGCCGTAGAGCGCGACGACGCCCCCGGCCAGCAACAGGAGGTGCAGGGCGACGTCGGGGAGCATGCTGGGGGATACTCACGACCGGGGCATAAGGCGTGCGAAACGTCCGGGCGGGTGCGAAACCCTGCCGCGGTCACACTGGTTATGGTCGCGCCCTCCCGAGTGCGGGTATGCAGGTCTACGGACTCGTCGGCAACCCGGTCGGCCACTCGCTGTCGCCGCCGATGCACGAGGCGGCGTACGACGAACTGGGCCTCGACGCCCGCTACGTCACCTTCGAACCCGACCCCGACGCCCTCGCTGCCGCCCTCCGCGGCGCCGACGCGCTCGGGATTCGAGGGCTGAACGTCACCATCCCGTTCAAGCGCGACGCCCTCGAACTGGTGGAACCGGACGCCCTCGCCGCCCGCATCGGCGCGGTGAACACGGTCGACCTCTCGGGGGCCGAGGCGACCGGCCACAACACCGACGCCGCCGGCGCGATCCGCGCGCTGCGGGACCACGACGTCGCGCTCGACGGCGCGGACGCGGTCGTCGTCGGCGCCGGCGGCGCCGGGCGGGCCGTCGCGTTCGGCCTGTCCGACGCCGGGGCCTCGGTCTCGGTCGCCAACCGGACCGTCGTGACGGCCCGCGACCTCGCCGACGAGGTGCCGGGCGCGGCGGGCCACGACCTCGTGGCGCTGCCGGACCTGCTCGCGGACGCCGACGTGCTGGTCAACGCGACCAGCGTCGGGATGGAGGAGGACGCCTCGCCGGTGCCCGCCGAGGCGCTACACGGCGACCTCGCGGTGCTGGACGCGGTCTACCGGCCGCTGGAGACGCGGCTGCTCCGGGACGCCCGCGAGGCGGGCGCGCGGACGGTCGACGGCGCGTGGATGCTGCTCTACCAGGGCGTCGAGGCGTTCGAGCGGTGGACGGGCGAGCGAGCGCCGGTCGACGTGATGAACGAGACGCTCCGTTCGCGGCTGTGAGGGCCTAACACGGCCGCGAGCGTGCTCGCGGTGGGGTC
The Salinilacihabitans rarus DNA segment above includes these coding regions:
- a CDS encoding shikimate dehydrogenase, coding for MQVYGLVGNPVGHSLSPPMHEAAYDELGLDARYVTFEPDPDALAAALRGADALGIRGLNVTIPFKRDALELVEPDALAARIGAVNTVDLSGAEATGHNTDAAGAIRALRDHDVALDGADAVVVGAGGAGRAVAFGLSDAGASVSVANRTVVTARDLADEVPGAAGHDLVALPDLLADADVLVNATSVGMEEDASPVPAEALHGDLAVLDAVYRPLETRLLRDAREAGARTVDGAWMLLYQGVEAFERWTGERAPVDVMNETLRSRL